Proteins from one Streptomyces genisteinicus genomic window:
- a CDS encoding AbgT family transporter, which translates to MSVQAPAGTRHGFVDKAMSGIERVGNRLPHPVLLFLGLFVVVGAVSTALAATGATVRIPGEDETVAVKGVFTGDGVVWLLENFIPNFTGFPSLGTVLLMMAAVGVAERSGLLETVVRASIARAPRALLPYLVAFVSAQAHLMSDVAILVIPPLAALVFKNAGRNPVAGLIGGFACVCAGYAAGFTIGALDALYTGITHQAAQVLPQGADAPTHILINYFYTAAASVVLAAIGGFLISRVLEPRLPQPEEAPATPATPATPTTPEDDGGPVVTTEVTPLQRTGMRRAGLAVLAYAAVVVTCWLLPGSPLRGEGGALVPSPVLSGVVPLLFVAFLLAGAVYGRTVKTVVRFEDVPRMMAEAITGMSAYIVLILVIAQVIGVFDWTNLGTLLAVEGAALLESVGLTGYLGLLAFVLLVCLLNLFITSGSALWSLVAPVFVPAFMLLGMEPAVTQAAFRIGDSATQMITPLNPYVFLLLTVLRRYEPGAQLGSLLSRLAVFVVPFLVAWLAVLGVFYGLDLPLGPGASIRTP; encoded by the coding sequence ATGAGCGTCCAGGCGCCGGCCGGCACGCGGCACGGCTTCGTCGACAAGGCCATGTCCGGGATCGAGCGGGTCGGCAACCGGCTGCCGCATCCGGTGCTGCTCTTCCTGGGGCTGTTCGTCGTCGTGGGCGCGGTGTCCACCGCCCTCGCCGCGACCGGGGCGACGGTGCGCATCCCCGGCGAGGACGAGACGGTCGCGGTGAAGGGGGTGTTCACCGGGGACGGAGTGGTGTGGCTCCTGGAGAACTTCATCCCCAACTTCACGGGCTTCCCGTCGCTGGGCACCGTCCTGCTGATGATGGCGGCCGTCGGCGTCGCCGAGCGGAGCGGGCTGCTGGAGACCGTCGTACGGGCCTCCATCGCACGGGCTCCCCGCGCGCTCCTGCCGTACCTGGTCGCGTTCGTCTCCGCGCAGGCGCACCTGATGAGCGACGTGGCGATCCTGGTGATCCCGCCGCTGGCCGCCCTGGTGTTCAAGAACGCGGGGCGCAATCCGGTCGCCGGCCTCATCGGCGGCTTCGCGTGCGTGTGCGCCGGGTACGCGGCGGGGTTCACCATCGGCGCCCTGGACGCGCTCTACACCGGCATCACGCACCAGGCCGCCCAGGTGCTGCCGCAGGGTGCCGACGCCCCCACGCACATCCTGATCAACTACTTCTACACGGCCGCGGCCAGTGTCGTGCTCGCCGCCATCGGCGGCTTCCTCATCTCGCGCGTCCTGGAGCCCCGCCTCCCGCAGCCCGAGGAGGCGCCGGCCACTCCGGCCACTCCGGCCACTCCCACCACTCCGGAGGACGACGGCGGACCGGTGGTGACCACCGAGGTCACCCCGCTCCAGCGCACCGGGATGCGCCGCGCGGGTCTCGCGGTCCTCGCCTACGCCGCGGTCGTCGTCACCTGCTGGCTGCTGCCCGGCTCCCCGCTGCGCGGCGAGGGCGGCGCACTGGTGCCCTCGCCGGTGCTGAGCGGCGTCGTACCGCTGCTGTTCGTGGCGTTCCTACTGGCCGGTGCCGTGTACGGCCGTACCGTGAAGACAGTCGTCCGTTTCGAGGACGTGCCCCGGATGATGGCCGAGGCGATCACCGGGATGTCCGCGTACATCGTGCTGATCCTCGTGATCGCCCAGGTGATCGGCGTCTTCGACTGGACCAACCTCGGGACGCTGCTCGCGGTCGAGGGCGCGGCCCTGCTGGAGTCGGTCGGCCTGACCGGATACCTGGGTCTGCTCGCCTTCGTGCTGCTGGTGTGCCTGCTCAACCTGTTCATCACCTCGGGCTCGGCGCTGTGGTCGCTGGTCGCGCCCGTGTTCGTCCCCGCGTTCATGCTGCTCGGCATGGAACCGGCGGTCACCCAGGCCGCGTTCCGCATCGGCGACTCGGCCACCCAGATGATCACCCCGCTCAACCCGTACGTGTTCCTCCTCCTGACGGTTCTGCGGAGGTACGAACCCGGGGCGCAACTGGGTTCGCTGCTCTCCCGGCTGGCGGTGTTCGTCGTGCCCTTCCTGGTGGCCTGGCTGGCGGTGCTCGGCGTCTTCTACGGCCTGGACCTCCCCCTCGGTCCGGGGGCGTCGATCCGCACGCCCTGA
- a CDS encoding metal-dependent hydrolase family protein, which produces MSHEQPFSLVITGARLVDGTGAAPVEDATLVVGGDGLVVHAGPGDRAPAGPAARTVDAGGRTLLPGFIDTHVHLGVESARQMVRRFEQDSTVEVFRTAERLRATLHAGVTTVRDLGGLPAGYRTAVERGLTEGPRIHTAVRILSHTGGHADFTSECGFDPSSGMGEIADTPDEVRLAVRRLLRSGADVIKVCATGGMSSPYDQPDDEGLTEEEIRTVVEEVARHGGRPVAAHAQGTAGILNAIRGGVTSVEHGYGMTARARELAGERGTFVVPTLSTVFDGIDKATMEPHHYEKKVRWSSITKENISAAIAEGVRIAMGTDAAMVPHGRNLRELTHLVALGMTPLQAITAGTRTAAELLGLDGETGTLEPGKRADLVLCEGDPLADIALLADPANVVLVAQAGEIRKNGLGA; this is translated from the coding sequence ATGAGTCACGAACAGCCTTTCTCCCTGGTCATCACCGGCGCCCGCCTGGTCGACGGCACCGGCGCCGCCCCCGTCGAGGACGCCACGCTCGTCGTCGGCGGCGACGGCCTCGTCGTCCACGCGGGTCCCGGCGACCGGGCGCCCGCCGGCCCGGCGGCCCGCACCGTGGACGCCGGCGGGCGCACCCTGCTGCCGGGTTTCATCGACACGCATGTGCATCTGGGCGTGGAGTCCGCGCGGCAGATGGTCCGGCGTTTCGAGCAGGACTCCACGGTCGAGGTCTTCCGCACCGCCGAGCGGCTGCGCGCCACGCTGCACGCCGGTGTGACCACCGTCCGTGACCTGGGCGGGCTTCCCGCCGGATACCGCACGGCCGTCGAACGGGGCCTCACCGAGGGCCCCCGGATCCACACGGCCGTCCGCATCCTCAGCCACACCGGCGGCCACGCCGACTTCACCTCCGAGTGCGGCTTCGACCCCAGCTCCGGCATGGGGGAGATCGCCGACACCCCGGACGAGGTGCGGCTCGCGGTGCGGAGGCTGCTGCGCTCGGGCGCCGACGTCATCAAGGTCTGCGCCACCGGCGGCATGAGCAGCCCCTACGACCAGCCCGACGACGAGGGCCTCACGGAGGAGGAGATCCGCACGGTCGTCGAGGAGGTGGCCCGTCACGGGGGCCGTCCCGTCGCCGCCCACGCCCAGGGCACCGCGGGCATCCTCAACGCCATCCGCGGCGGCGTCACCAGCGTCGAGCACGGCTACGGAATGACCGCCCGGGCGCGCGAACTGGCAGGCGAGCGGGGCACCTTCGTCGTACCGACCCTCTCGACCGTGTTCGACGGCATCGACAAGGCCACGATGGAGCCGCACCACTACGAGAAGAAGGTGCGCTGGTCGTCGATCACCAAGGAGAACATCTCGGCGGCGATCGCGGAGGGCGTGCGGATCGCCATGGGCACCGACGCTGCGATGGTGCCGCACGGGCGGAACCTGCGCGAGCTGACGCACCTCGTCGCCCTCGGCATGACCCCGCTCCAGGCGATCACCGCGGGCACCCGCACCGCCGCCGAACTCCTCGGTCTGGACGGCGAGACCGGCACCCTCGAACCGGGCAAGCGCGCCGACCTGGTGCTGTGCGAGGGCGACCCGCTCGCCGACATCGCGCTGCTCGCCGACCCCGCCAACGTCGTCCTCGTCGCGCAGGCGGGCGAGATCCGCAAGAACGGACTGGGCGCATGA
- a CDS encoding Lrp/AsnC family transcriptional regulator, which yields MQHSETSGEAHAGPDELDLALVHALQINPRAPWSLVGKALGVDPVTAARRWDRLSRTGAAWVDGYLALDRDEGSVYAQVEIDTGGHLPEDVLTALAADRRMLSLKQTSGGRDLLAIVGASSFDDLARYTGERVSRLPGVRGTRIHVITAVPVEGAQWRLRSLTPGQRALLRPDHGDAGTAPDEPIRPLDRRIAQALGTDGRMPLTELARATGVSTPTVRRRLRALLSGGRLSLRCTLARPLTEFPVSAVYFGAVPAENLDAAVQALRTLPGLRMCSITAGTHNLILDIWVRSLTEVHTTEALLNSRLAQLGLRITERAVVLRTLKHAGRLLDRRGHSVGAVPLNSAGPQTT from the coding sequence ATGCAGCATTCGGAAACCTCCGGGGAGGCTCACGCCGGCCCCGACGAACTCGACCTGGCGCTCGTGCACGCGCTCCAGATCAACCCCCGCGCACCCTGGTCCCTGGTGGGCAAGGCCCTCGGGGTCGACCCCGTGACCGCCGCCCGCCGCTGGGACCGGCTCTCGCGCACGGGCGCCGCGTGGGTCGACGGCTACCTGGCCCTCGACCGCGACGAGGGCTCCGTCTACGCGCAAGTCGAGATCGACACCGGCGGGCACCTGCCGGAGGACGTCCTCACCGCGCTGGCCGCGGACCGGCGGATGCTGAGCCTGAAGCAGACGTCGGGCGGCCGCGACCTGCTCGCCATCGTCGGCGCCTCCTCGTTCGACGACCTCGCCCGGTACACCGGCGAGCGCGTCTCCCGGCTCCCCGGCGTCCGCGGCACCCGCATCCACGTCATCACCGCCGTCCCCGTCGAGGGCGCCCAGTGGCGGCTGCGGAGCCTCACCCCCGGCCAGCGCGCTCTGCTGCGGCCCGACCACGGCGACGCCGGCACGGCCCCGGACGAGCCCATCCGCCCGCTGGACCGCCGGATCGCCCAGGCGCTCGGCACGGACGGCCGGATGCCGCTGACGGAGCTGGCGCGGGCCACCGGGGTGAGCACCCCCACCGTGCGGCGCAGGCTCCGGGCACTGCTCTCGGGCGGACGGCTCTCCCTGCGCTGCACCCTGGCCCGCCCGCTCACCGAGTTCCCGGTCTCCGCCGTGTACTTCGGGGCCGTACCGGCCGAGAACCTGGACGCCGCCGTGCAGGCGCTGCGCACCCTGCCGGGGCTGCGCATGTGCAGCATCACCGCGGGCACCCACAACCTGATCCTGGACATCTGGGTCCGCTCGCTGACCGAGGTCCACACCACGGAGGCCCTCCTCAACAGCCGTCTCGCGCAGCTCGGCCTGCGGATCACCGAACGGGCGGTGGTGCTGCGCACCCTCAAGCACGCGGGCCGGCTCCTGGACCGGCGTGGCCACAGCGTCGGCGCGGTCCCGCTGAACTCGGCCGGTCCACAGACGACGTGA
- a CDS encoding MFS transporter — MNVGLQRSAIAAVQVLGLAVWFSMSAVVPGLRDEWGLTDGGAVWLTASVQFGFVAGALASTALNLADRVPAPRLLAAGASGAAACTVLLAVSVDRVSLAVPLRLLTGVFLAAVYPVGMKLMASWAGRAGRGLTMGVLIAALTLGSTLPHLIAGLGSLPWRGVLLTAAGAGFLAAVIALLLVRPGPHAAPAAPVRNPRYALTMFTERGPRLANLGYFGHMWELYALWTWIPAFLLATGRADELPVPVGTAVFLTMGIGGVIGCLLGGRCADRYGRPPAALAALLVSGACCLLSPLLFHAPPTLLLAFCTVWGAAVIADSGVFSTALSEVADQRYIGTALTAQTAIGFALTVVTIQLTPLLADAAGWRHAFLLLAPGPLAGAVAMRALGRRTASLTTPA, encoded by the coding sequence GTGAACGTCGGACTGCAGCGGAGCGCGATCGCGGCCGTGCAGGTGCTCGGCCTGGCCGTGTGGTTCTCCATGTCGGCCGTGGTCCCCGGCCTGCGCGACGAGTGGGGGCTGACGGACGGCGGGGCCGTGTGGCTGACCGCCTCCGTGCAGTTCGGTTTCGTCGCCGGAGCACTCGCCTCGACCGCCCTGAACCTGGCGGACCGGGTCCCCGCACCGCGTCTGCTCGCCGCCGGCGCCTCGGGGGCCGCCGCCTGCACCGTGCTGCTGGCCGTGTCCGTCGACCGGGTCTCCCTGGCCGTCCCGCTGCGCCTGCTGACCGGGGTCTTCCTGGCCGCGGTCTATCCCGTGGGCATGAAGCTCATGGCCTCCTGGGCGGGGCGTGCCGGGCGGGGCCTGACCATGGGCGTCCTCATCGCCGCGCTGACCCTCGGCTCCACCCTCCCCCACCTCATCGCCGGGCTGGGCTCCCTGCCCTGGCGCGGTGTCCTCCTCACGGCGGCGGGCGCGGGCTTCCTCGCTGCGGTGATCGCCCTGCTCCTCGTCCGGCCCGGCCCGCACGCGGCACCGGCCGCGCCCGTCCGCAACCCGCGCTATGCGCTCACCATGTTCACCGAACGCGGGCCGCGCCTCGCCAACCTCGGCTACTTCGGGCACATGTGGGAGCTGTACGCCCTGTGGACCTGGATCCCCGCCTTCCTCCTGGCCACCGGGCGCGCCGACGAACTGCCCGTCCCGGTCGGGACCGCCGTGTTCCTCACCATGGGAATCGGCGGCGTGATCGGCTGCCTGCTCGGCGGCCGCTGCGCCGACCGGTACGGCCGTCCGCCCGCAGCCCTCGCGGCACTCCTGGTCAGCGGTGCGTGCTGCCTGCTCTCCCCTCTGCTGTTCCACGCCCCGCCCACGCTCCTGCTGGCCTTCTGCACGGTGTGGGGCGCGGCCGTGATCGCGGACTCCGGCGTCTTCTCGACGGCGCTCAGCGAGGTCGCCGACCAGCGGTACATCGGCACCGCCCTCACCGCCCAGACCGCGATCGGCTTCGCCCTCACCGTCGTCACCATCCAGCTGACTCCCCTGCTGGCCGACGCCGCGGGCTGGCGTCACGCCTTCCTGCTGCTCGCTCCCGGCCCGCTCGCCGGCGCCGTGGCGATGCGCGCCCTCGGCCGCCGGACCGCCTCGCTCACGACGCCCGCGTAG
- a CDS encoding endonuclease domain-containing protein, protein MTELAVTGRADGPITLDAADALWAALTAGGDVPTVSGAVTRPPASARTGYVLLGSRVVTTVAVGGGRWGVPEREVRLAAAELNAVGMDRRDLVRVGPFREAPEPERDGGTALRWRRRVAEELRERGGPRHGAERPCHLAGVDWRQVLVERTRDGARTWWLPRTVVRLLDAAEHAETGWLRAARPGGAGAAAAGQPSAARSTARSTAQIPAPAPAPSPGEAGDRRAAPEAPTAPPRPYGREFEGRPYSVLSRKPGISRQVAEWLCAVCREAPATVLDHCHEHGYVRAPVCQSCNTRERPDHLYADDVRVANRYTRLFGTGAGDWLRHWHRCTGCRARTVLPLPHLAAWTAFIACRSLRPTHRAARGREPCGDLRVSWTGSQNTPRTCLFTVAVDFCPAGEHRVLARVPYREAAERFRGWLAETAPAVAAAAGPDRVDGLPERPRPVVADPGGEGLGLF, encoded by the coding sequence ATGACGGAGCTTGCCGTGACCGGCCGGGCGGACGGTCCGATCACCCTGGACGCCGCGGACGCGCTGTGGGCCGCGCTGACCGCCGGCGGTGACGTCCCGACCGTTTCCGGGGCGGTCACCCGGCCGCCCGCGTCCGCCCGGACCGGGTACGTCCTGCTCGGGAGCCGGGTGGTGACGACGGTCGCGGTGGGCGGCGGGCGGTGGGGCGTCCCGGAGCGGGAGGTGCGGCTGGCGGCCGCTGAACTGAACGCGGTGGGGATGGACCGGCGGGACCTGGTCCGTGTCGGTCCGTTCCGTGAGGCGCCGGAGCCGGAGCGCGACGGTGGGACGGCGCTGCGCTGGCGGCGGCGCGTCGCGGAGGAGCTGCGTGAGCGGGGCGGGCCCCGGCACGGGGCCGAGCGGCCCTGCCATCTGGCGGGGGTCGACTGGCGGCAGGTGCTCGTGGAGCGCACCCGTGACGGGGCCCGGACGTGGTGGCTGCCACGCACGGTCGTGAGGCTGCTCGACGCGGCCGAGCACGCCGAGACGGGGTGGCTGCGAGCCGCGCGGCCCGGCGGGGCGGGAGCAGCCGCTGCCGGGCAGCCCTCCGCCGCCCGGAGCACCGCCCGTAGCACCGCACAGATCCCCGCACCGGCCCCCGCCCCGTCCCCCGGAGAGGCCGGGGACCGGCGGGCGGCCCCCGAGGCGCCCACCGCCCCACCGCGCCCCTACGGCAGGGAGTTCGAGGGCCGGCCGTACTCGGTGCTCAGCAGGAAGCCCGGCATCTCCCGGCAGGTCGCCGAGTGGCTGTGCGCCGTCTGCCGGGAGGCGCCCGCCACCGTCCTCGACCACTGCCACGAGCACGGCTACGTCCGCGCCCCCGTCTGCCAGTCCTGCAACACCCGGGAGCGCCCCGACCATCTGTACGCCGACGACGTCCGCGTGGCGAACCGCTACACGCGCCTCTTCGGGACCGGCGCCGGCGACTGGCTCCGCCACTGGCACCGCTGCACCGGCTGCCGCGCACGCACCGTGCTGCCGTTGCCGCACCTCGCCGCGTGGACCGCGTTCATAGCCTGCCGGTCACTGCGCCCGACCCACCGGGCCGCGCGCGGACGCGAGCCCTGCGGAGACCTGCGGGTGTCCTGGACGGGCAGTCAGAACACGCCCCGCACCTGCCTGTTCACCGTCGCCGTCGACTTCTGCCCCGCCGGGGAACACCGTGTGCTGGCGCGGGTGCCGTACCGCGAGGCCGCCGAGCGGTTCCGCGGCTGGCTGGCCGAGACCGCCCCGGCCGTCGCCGCCGCGGCAGGCCCCGACCGGGTGGACGGCCTCCCCGAACGGCCCCGGCCGGTCGTCGCGGACCCCGGCGGCGAGGGCCTGGGACTGTTCTGA
- a CDS encoding DUF6243 family protein, with protein MTDSKNINNPVGQGGGQRKRQSRAERQNNGPHRNLDRRNAADQKAELVRKMREKARAAEAAEQAGDDAAES; from the coding sequence GTGACCGACAGCAAGAACATCAACAACCCCGTGGGCCAGGGCGGCGGCCAGCGCAAGAGGCAGTCCCGCGCCGAACGGCAGAACAACGGTCCGCACCGCAACCTCGACCGCCGGAACGCGGCCGACCAGAAGGCCGAGCTGGTGCGGAAGATGCGCGAGAAGGCACGCGCGGCCGAGGCCGCCGAGCAGGCGGGCGACGACGCCGCGGAGAGCTGA
- the cobF gene encoding precorrin-6A synthase (deacetylating) has protein sequence MDGRTRHLAVIGIGSGDPDHLTLGAVKALRATDVFFILDKGREKDSLVRLRRDMLDEHVTGPFRVVEADDPWRDRSQDRPSAYTQAVHDWRRRRADVCERLILDELAPGERGAFLVWGDPSLYDSTLAVLEDITARGNVAFSYEVIPGISSVSALAARHRISLNRVGRPLHITPGRRLLGTLESVGNEDSDIVVMLDAHESFQHFDADGTWIHWGAYIGTPDEILIAGPLGEVADDIRRARAKARAAHGWIMDTYLLRPRSDHTAAPGAQPSGRGSHGGEPPS, from the coding sequence TTGGACGGCAGGACCCGGCACCTCGCGGTCATCGGCATCGGATCCGGCGACCCCGACCACCTGACCCTCGGGGCTGTGAAGGCCCTCCGCGCGACCGACGTCTTCTTCATCCTCGACAAGGGCCGCGAGAAGGACTCCCTCGTCCGGCTCCGGCGGGACATGCTGGACGAGCACGTCACCGGTCCCTTTCGCGTCGTCGAAGCGGACGACCCGTGGCGCGACCGCTCCCAGGACCGGCCGTCCGCCTACACGCAGGCAGTCCACGACTGGCGCAGGCGGCGCGCCGACGTCTGCGAGCGGCTGATCCTCGACGAGCTGGCGCCCGGTGAACGCGGAGCATTCCTCGTGTGGGGCGACCCCTCGCTGTACGACAGCACCCTGGCCGTCCTGGAGGACATCACGGCCCGTGGGAACGTGGCGTTCAGCTACGAGGTGATCCCGGGGATCAGCAGTGTCTCCGCACTCGCGGCGCGCCATCGCATCAGCCTCAACCGGGTCGGCAGGCCCCTGCACATCACGCCGGGACGACGGCTCCTGGGGACGCTCGAATCCGTCGGCAACGAGGACAGCGACATCGTCGTGATGCTCGACGCGCACGAGTCCTTCCAGCACTTCGACGCCGACGGGACCTGGATCCACTGGGGCGCCTACATCGGCACCCCCGACGAGATCCTGATCGCCGGGCCGCTGGGAGAGGTGGCCGACGACATCCGGCGGGCACGCGCGAAGGCACGGGCCGCGCACGGCTGGATCATGGACACCTATCTGCTGAGACCCCGCTCCGACCACACGGCGGCGCCGGGCGCGCAACCGTCCGGCCGCGGAAGCCACGGCGGTGAGCCCCCGTCGTGA
- the metE gene encoding 5-methyltetrahydropteroyltriglutamate--homocysteine S-methyltransferase, protein MTAKPAAAAARATVYGYPRQGRNRELKKAIEGYWKGRVTADALRATTAELRRTNWQQLADAGISEVPTGDFSYYDHVLDTSVMVGAVPARHRAAVEADALDGYFAMARGTQDVAPLEMTKWFDTNYHYLVPELGPDTVFTADSTKQVAELKEALALGLTARPVLVGPVTYLLLAKPAPGVAADFDPLTLLDRLLPVYAEVLADLRAAGAEWVQLDEPALVQDRTPAELNAAARAYRDLGNPADRPKLLVASYFDRLGAALQVLAASPVDGLALDFTDSAAANLDDLAWVGGLPGKRLVAGVVNGRNIWINDHQKSLATLGTLLGLADRVDVAASCSLQHVPLDASAEQDIDPEVRRWLAFARQKTAEVVTLAKGLARGTEAITAELAANRADLAARADSPITRDPAVRSRAAAVTDADGRRSQPYSERAAAQRAHLGLPLLPTTTIGSFPQTDELRVARADLRAGRIDTAGYEERIKDEIREVLSFQEKTGVDVLVHGEPERNDMVQYFAEQLTGYFATQHGWVQSYGTRYVRPPILAGDISRPEPMTVRWTTYAQAQTAKPVKGMLTGPVTMLAWSFVRDDQPLGDTARQVALALRDEVNDLEAAGTSVIQVDEPALRETLPLRAADHTAYLDWATESFRLSTSGVRPGTQIHTHMCYAEFGDIVQAIDDLDADVISLEAARSHMQVAGELAEHGYPREAGPGVWDIHSPRVPSTAEAASLLRKGLEAIPAERLWVNPDCGLKTRGWTETRASLENLVAAAREVRSELSSDNG, encoded by the coding sequence GTGACAGCGAAGCCCGCAGCCGCGGCAGCACGAGCCACCGTGTACGGCTACCCCCGCCAGGGTCGGAACCGCGAACTGAAGAAGGCCATCGAGGGCTACTGGAAGGGCCGCGTCACCGCCGACGCCCTCCGGGCCACCACCGCCGAACTGCGCCGGACGAACTGGCAGCAGCTGGCCGACGCCGGCATCAGCGAGGTGCCGACCGGTGACTTCTCGTACTACGACCACGTCCTGGACACCAGTGTCATGGTCGGCGCTGTCCCCGCACGCCACCGCGCCGCGGTCGAGGCCGACGCGCTCGACGGCTACTTCGCCATGGCCCGCGGCACGCAGGACGTCGCTCCGCTGGAGATGACCAAGTGGTTCGACACCAACTACCACTACCTGGTCCCCGAACTCGGCCCGGACACCGTCTTCACCGCCGACTCCACCAAGCAGGTCGCCGAGCTGAAGGAAGCCCTCGCCCTCGGCCTGACCGCCCGTCCGGTACTCGTCGGCCCCGTCACGTACCTCCTCCTCGCCAAGCCCGCTCCCGGTGTCGCCGCCGACTTCGACCCGCTCACCCTCCTCGACCGGCTTCTCCCCGTCTACGCCGAGGTCCTCGCCGACCTGCGCGCGGCCGGCGCCGAATGGGTCCAGCTCGACGAGCCGGCGCTCGTCCAGGACCGCACCCCGGCCGAACTGAACGCCGCCGCCCGTGCCTACCGCGACCTCGGCAACCCGGCCGACCGGCCCAAGCTGCTCGTCGCCTCCTACTTCGACCGGCTCGGCGCCGCGCTCCAGGTGCTCGCCGCCTCCCCCGTGGACGGCCTCGCCCTCGACTTCACCGACTCCGCCGCCGCCAACCTCGACGATCTCGCGTGGGTCGGCGGTCTGCCGGGCAAGCGGCTCGTCGCGGGTGTCGTGAACGGCCGCAACATCTGGATCAACGACCACCAGAAGTCCCTGGCGACTCTCGGCACCCTGCTCGGTCTCGCCGACCGCGTCGACGTGGCCGCCTCCTGCTCGCTCCAGCACGTCCCGCTCGACGCGAGCGCCGAGCAGGACATCGACCCGGAGGTCCGGCGCTGGCTCGCCTTCGCGCGGCAGAAGACCGCCGAGGTCGTCACCCTCGCGAAGGGGCTGGCCCGCGGCACCGAGGCGATCACCGCCGAACTCGCCGCCAACCGAGCCGACCTGGCCGCCCGCGCCGACTCCCCCATCACCCGCGACCCGGCCGTCCGCTCCCGCGCGGCGGCGGTCACCGACGCGGACGGCCGCCGCTCCCAGCCCTACTCCGAGCGGGCCGCGGCCCAGCGCGCCCACCTCGGCCTGCCCCTGCTGCCGACCACCACGATCGGCTCCTTCCCGCAGACCGACGAACTCCGCGTCGCCCGCGCCGACCTGCGCGCCGGACGCATCGACACGGCGGGCTACGAGGAGCGGATCAAGGACGAGATCCGCGAGGTCCTCTCCTTCCAGGAGAAGACCGGCGTCGACGTCCTGGTCCACGGCGAGCCCGAGCGCAACGACATGGTCCAGTACTTCGCGGAGCAGCTCACCGGCTACTTCGCCACACAGCACGGCTGGGTCCAGTCCTACGGCACCCGCTACGTCCGGCCGCCGATCCTGGCCGGCGACATCTCCCGCCCCGAGCCCATGACGGTGCGCTGGACCACGTACGCCCAGGCGCAGACGGCCAAGCCGGTCAAGGGCATGCTCACCGGTCCTGTCACCATGCTCGCCTGGTCCTTCGTCCGCGACGACCAGCCGCTCGGCGACACCGCCCGGCAGGTCGCCCTCGCCCTGCGCGACGAGGTGAACGACCTGGAAGCCGCCGGCACCTCGGTGATCCAGGTCGACGAACCCGCCCTGAGGGAGACCCTCCCGCTGCGCGCCGCCGACCACACCGCCTACCTCGACTGGGCGACGGAGTCGTTCCGCCTCTCCACCAGCGGCGTCCGGCCCGGCACCCAGATCCACACCCACATGTGCTACGCCGAGTTCGGCGACATCGTCCAGGCCATCGACGACCTCGACGCCGACGTCATCAGCCTGGAAGCCGCCCGCTCGCACATGCAGGTGGCGGGCGAACTCGCCGAGCACGGCTACCCGCGTGAGGCCGGTCCCGGTGTCTGGGACATCCACTCGCCGCGCGTCCCGAGCACCGCGGAGGCCGCCTCACTGCTGCGCAAGGGCCTGGAGGCCATCCCCGCCGAGCGGCTCTGGGTCAACCCCGACTGCGGACTCAAGACCCGCGGCTGGACCGAGACCCGCGCCTCGCTGGAGAACCTCGTCGCCGCGGCGCGTGAGGTCAGGAGCGAACTGAGCTCCGACAACGGCTGA